ataattTCCTACTAAATTGTAATATGATTTTagtcttaaattattattagattatattaatagtttttcctggatttgaattttaaatatgagtaaatcaaatatcaaaaatatttttcgttgttattttgttagttttgataaaattattttattatagttataattagaaaataaagaagTATGTTCAGCATAATtaaatgacattattatttattaaatttcttgtaaaaTTGGATATTTATGCTATTCATAAGAAAATTTAGCCGTTTGATCAATTGAGATTTCACACTTGTTTTAATGGATTTGTATAaagattatatattttacttaattataatttgaaagtGAGAATAGGTTATTAGtatttaaaatatcaatattcatttttttttgtattaaactggatatttatttgattattctctataatataaatttaattacgtTGGATATTAGGACACATTTTCTAGACATATTTAGTGGTGTTTAATACTTCATGTAGGTGACGAATTACAAAATTAGATTCAAGAATTAGTACATCAAGGTAAGTAATTTGATAAGGAATTACGATCATTATGcatcttatataaattattattaaagtcaATTATTTCACAATCACTTTTTATGTACCACGCATGTCATAATATATGTAAACATGTTATCCCACATAGCGTATGATTATGTCATTTCGCATCATGTCCATATTCAATAGTTTTAATTATGTACATATTGTATCATGCATCTCACGTTGTACAAGACACATAAGCTTTTTTAAGTTTAAGTATAAGATAAGATTGGATTAGTTTAAGAATTATGTTACATACAAACAAACTTGCGTACTAATTTGTATACTAATGTTGatgacttcatatttaaaatttaaatttacactATTTCCAATAAATTATACTTTCTGGCCAATTACATTAGATGAGTGCGCGTATAGGTGTGCAGAATCACTTGTGCAGAAtcacttacaactagatttttctttagtttaattAATGGTCATTCAGATACATGGTATCAATACAGATTTAGGATGGATGTGcaagaaaaactaaaatactcttttatttttcacctCATCAACTTTTGGATTGGAAGGTGAGTATGACTCACCTAagtgataaaagaaaaactaaaaaaatatgacttttaagaattaaagaaaaagcATTTGACTATAGATTGGATTTCATATCAATCGAAAAACATATTCTCGATTGACTGCCACTTTCACACACAATCAAATCTATCTCAAGAAGTGAAAATTTCCCAACTAGCATCCACAAATGTTTGTATGATTTTAGAATACTAGTttcatttggtaagagaaatgataataaataaacacTTGTAGATATTTATTTACATAAAGGATTGATTTGATAAATTCTTTTAGTAAAGAATGATGTTTATAAACTTGGAGATTTTGGATGTGCAACTCTCATCGATAAAAGCTTGCTAACTGAATAATGATTTTATATGTTGGCCCATTTACGTAAAGAATgatgtttttaattaagtggtgttcaaaatttatctttaaagagcttttatttattaaattattactattatctGCTTTTGcaaagagattttattttattttttttggagtttttaaatattaagaaaaaaattaaaataaaaaatatttaatacataTCTTAGCagttaagaaaacaaataaaaaagcatCCATAGGTGCAAATGCTTTGGTAGACCGATGGTGTACCTAGCATTTCTCTACCTATTTTATTGGGTCGGatttgaaattaatatttttgttcaaaattaattaatttttctcgTATTTTGATAAATTTGTGACCACCGGATGTGGATGCCCTAATTCAAGTAActggaatgattttttttttaaaaaaaaaaaaagaaatataaaataaaatgaaaaaaaaaatattattcttttgaattcatttaaatttttatctcgcGTTTGAAGTTTTGAACTGGTTTGAATTGTAATGGTAACGGTGATAATAATCCTCGGACTACCATACCCACCCACACCGACGCAGCCGGAAGTCgctcatccaaccaatcatagaGTCTCCTCCGCAATTCAAAGCTCACGAATCGCACTGGCCCCACTACTCGGATCAATCTCCACCCTTCATTAAGTTCACGCTTCCACGCTCCTTGATCTCGCGTGGCAGCACCTGAAGACCGATTAGAAAAtttgattgttttttcttttggtccCAGCTTTACATTGGCGTCTCTGCATAACCCTCACCTCTCTCTCTGCTAGGGTTTCGGACTCGCCGCTTATTCTCCTTCGTCTTCATCCTCCTCCCCTATCGGATTGATCACTCGCGAGCTCGGTAAGAACTTTTATTCAATCTCATACGAAGTGTCGTGTGCCTTTATTACAGCCCGAAATCCCTGATCTGAAAAAGTTTGATCTAGGGTTTATCTCTGTGGTTTTGTGGTGAGTTGGTTTATTCTCGTGATCAGACGCATTTTTATGTGTTGCACTGCTTTTTTTAATTGAGTGTTCTCGAATTAGTTTTGCTCTCTTCGGTTAGTGAGAAAAGTTTGGGGAAAGTTCAGATTTTGGAAACTTAGATGTCTGATTTTTCGGTCTGGGAACCCGGAGAAACAAATCCACACGAAAGCTTGCGGTTTACcttgtgtgattttttatttttgggacgCAACTGTCCCCTGATGCTTACTAGCAGAGTGATTTACTTGTTGAGAAATTGGGAATGACCATCTAAGACGTGGTTTTCCTTTGTATCATACCGTTTTCTTAGTAAACAAACGGAATGTTGGATTTAGGTTCACTTAAATTTTGATCGCGGTGATTTACCGGGTcggttatttattattattattttgggggTTCTTATCGGTTGTAAGTTGTAACTTGCTGGTGGTTGTCACTGAAGGCATGCAAAGAGAGCTGGTTGGTGTACTTTTATTTGGGTAGTAACGATCTTTTTATCACACATATCGAGtaactttttttcattaattattgCTGCGACATCGTGGGAACTTTTTGGAGCTGCTTCAATCTTTGGGGCTCAACACTTACAAATATAGAAGAATATGTGGAGTTAagatagaaaatatatttttcctcaTTTGCCTCACCAGATGTTCTAGGTCTATAAATGAATTTCAAATTAGCTTGTGTTTGTTCCAGCTATATTAAAAATGGAATTGATTTATATAGAAGTGTTGGGGGGTTACCAATTTTATTGGTATATGGCTGTTGCCACACTGATGGCAGTGTAATAGgtcttgttttgcattttctttgTAGTAAAATGTCTTACTTTCTTCATGTTCTCAGCAAGACTGTTTTAGTCTTTCTTCTGATTGTTTTTGACTTTGGCCATGACTGTTTTagtccttcttcttcttcttcttcttcttcttcttcttcttcttcttcctcttcttcctccacCACCTCTcatatattttagttatttgattttgtttcaaattAATATTGGTTAATCAGTTAAGGGTTTAGGTTTACTTGACAAGTTActtagattttgttttttgggggTTTAATGTTGGGCTGGTATTTGATAACATATAATTATGTCTTATTATGGATTCAATTTTTTTGACCCCAGATTCAAATGGCAATGGAGGTCactcaaattcttttaaatgcACAAGCAGTAGATAGCACTCTGCGCAACCAGGCAGAAGAAAATCTAAAACAATTTCAGGAGCAAAATCTTCCCAGTTTCTTGCTTTCTCTTGCTGGGGAATTATCCAATGACGATAAGCCTGTTGAGAGCCGTAAATTAGCAGGTTTGATCCTCAAGAACGCCTTGGATGCCAAAGAACAGCACAGGAAACTTGAGCTTGTGCAGAGATGGTTGTCATTGGACACCTCTTTGAAGTCGCAGATCAAAGCATGCTTGTTAAAGACACTTTCTTCTCCTGCTCTTGATGCTCGATCAACTGCATCTCAAGTCATTGCAAAGGTTGCAGGCATTGAGTTGCCCCATAAACAATGGCCTGAACTGATTGGAACATTCTTGTCTAATATTCACCAGCTTCCGGCTCATACAAAGCAGGCAACACTGGAAACTCTTGGGTACATTTGTGAAGAAGTTTCCCCAGATGCGGTAGAGCAGGATGAAGTAAACAAGATACTTACTGCTGTAGTTCAGGGTATGAACTCTTCCGAGAGTAACAATGATGTCAGGCTTGCTGCTACTCGAGCTTTGTTCAATGCTTTAGGTTTTGCTCGGGCAAACTTTTCCAATGATATGGAACGTGATTACATCATGAGAGTTGTCTGTGAGTCTACTCTTTCGCCAGAGCTGAAGATTCGACAATCTGCTTTTGAGTGTTTGGTTGCTATATCTTCGACCTACTATGAGAAGTTGGCCCCTTATATTCAAGATATCTTTAACATCACTGCAAAGGCTGTGAAAGAAGATGAGGAGCCAGTTGCTCTTCAGGCCATTGAGTTCTGGAGTTCAGTTTGTGATGAGGAGATAGATATATTAGAGGAATATGGTGGTGAATTTAGTGCAGATTCTGATGTTCCCTGCTTTTACTTTGTTAAGCAGGCGCTCCCTGTTCTTGTCCCCTTGTTGTTAGAGACACTACTTAAGCAGGAAGAGGATCAGGATCAAGACGAGGGGGCTTGGAATATTGCAATGGCTGGAGGTACTTGCTTGGGCTTAGTTGCACGGACGGTTGGAGATGATGTTGTTCCGCTTGTAATGCCATTCATCGAAGAGAACATAACAAAACCAGATTGGAGGCAAAGGGAGGCTGCTACTTATGCCTTTGGTTCCATTTTGGAAGGACCATCGCCTGACAAACTCATTCCTCTTGTTAACATAGCGTTGAACTTCATGCTTACTGCCCTAATGAAAGATCCAAATAACCACGTGAAGGACACTACTGCTTGGACTCTTGGAAGAATGTTTGAATTTCTGCATGGGTCAGCTTTGGAGACACCCATAATCACCCAGACAAATATTCAACAGATTATTACCGTTCTGCTTCAGAGCATGAAAGACGTACCAAATGTTGCTGAAAAGGCATGTGGTGCTCTCTATTTCCTGGCCCAGGGTTATGAGGATGCGGGGTCTTCATCTTCTCCACTGACTCCCTTCTTCCAGGAAATTGTTCAAGCTCTTCTCACTGCGACTCACCGAGAAGATGCTGGAGAGTCACGCCTCCGCACTGCTGCCTATGAGACTTTGAATGAAGTTGTGAGATGCTCTACTGATGAGACGGCTCCAATGGTAATGCAACTAGTTCCTCTCATTATGATGGAGCTCCACCAGACTCTCGAGGCACAGAAGCTTTCATCTGATGAAAGGGAGAAGCAAAATGAATTGCAAGGCTTGCTCTGTGGTTGTTTGCAGGTCATTATACAGAAGCTGGGATCAGCGGAGCCAACGAAATATGTCTTCATGCAGTATGCTGACCAGATGATGGCCCTCTTCTTAAGAGTATTTGCTTCTCGAAGTGCCACAGCTCATGAGGAGGCTATGCTTGTCATTGGAGCTCTCGCCTATGCAGCGGGTGCTGAC
This Carya illinoinensis cultivar Pawnee chromosome 11, C.illinoinensisPawnee_v1, whole genome shotgun sequence DNA region includes the following protein-coding sequences:
- the LOC122281196 gene encoding importin subunit beta-1-like, which translates into the protein MAMEVTQILLNAQAVDSTLRNQAEENLKQFQEQNLPSFLLSLAGELSNDDKPVESRKLAGLILKNALDAKEQHRKLELVQRWLSLDTSLKSQIKACLLKTLSSPALDARSTASQVIAKVAGIELPHKQWPELIGTFLSNIHQLPAHTKQATLETLGYICEEVSPDAVEQDEVNKILTAVVQGMNSSESNNDVRLAATRALFNALGFARANFSNDMERDYIMRVVCESTLSPELKIRQSAFECLVAISSTYYEKLAPYIQDIFNITAKAVKEDEEPVALQAIEFWSSVCDEEIDILEEYGGEFSADSDVPCFYFVKQALPVLVPLLLETLLKQEEDQDQDEGAWNIAMAGGTCLGLVARTVGDDVVPLVMPFIEENITKPDWRQREAATYAFGSILEGPSPDKLIPLVNIALNFMLTALMKDPNNHVKDTTAWTLGRMFEFLHGSALETPIITQTNIQQIITVLLQSMKDVPNVAEKACGALYFLAQGYEDAGSSSSPLTPFFQEIVQALLTATHREDAGESRLRTAAYETLNEVVRCSTDETAPMVMQLVPLIMMELHQTLEAQKLSSDEREKQNELQGLLCGCLQVIIQKLGSAEPTKYVFMQYADQMMALFLRVFASRSATAHEEAMLVIGALAYAAGADFAKYMPEFYRYLEMGLQNFEDYQVCAITVGVVGDICRALEDKILPYCDGIMTQLLKDLSSNQLHRSVKPPIFSCFGDIALAIGENFEKYLMYAMPMLQSAAELSAHISGADDDMLEYTNSLRNGILEAYSGIFQGFKGSSNTQLLMPYAPHILQFLDSLYMEKDMDDAVSKTAIGVLGDLADTLGGNAGPLIQQSVSSRDFLSECLSSDDHLIRESAEWAKLAISRAISI